The following proteins are co-located in the Paralichthys olivaceus isolate ysfri-2021 chromosome 2, ASM2471397v2, whole genome shotgun sequence genome:
- the fkbp5 gene encoding peptidyl-prolyl cis-trans isomerase FKBP5, protein MTTDQDLLMDAPSATAIFAAKGIDITPHKDQGVLKVVKRPGLDGHRPMIGDRVTVHYTGKLLTGKKFDCSRDRREPFSFNLGKGQVLKAWDISVLSMREGELCTLLCKPEYTYGSAGSPNKIPPNSLVVFEMELLKFEGETLTDDGGIVRRIKVKGEGYTNPNDGATVEVHLEGSCDGRLFDCRDVTFVVGEAEDKGIPLGVDRAMDKMQRGECCVLYLKPKYGFGSEGKSEYKVGPDKDIVYEVSLKDFQRAKESWEMDLIEKLDLSSGVKHKGNQYFKAGRYFQAVIQYQRIVTWLEMECGTGMDQQKKIKEVIVTAHLNLALCFLRIKEFSVVVENCNKVIEIEEHNEKALYRRGEARLHRNEFTHALADFQLVLQVNPSNRAARAQISICQSKIKEHHEQDKKTYANMFQKFAERDAKTGKPKRRRDESTRSSMNGEVGIKRRRSSQDCPS, encoded by the exons ATGACCACTGATCAGGATTTACTTATGGATGCCCCGTCAGCCACAGCCATATTTGCGGCGAAGGGCATTGATATAACACCCCACAAAGACCAAGGAGTCCTCAAG GTTGTAAAACGTCCAGGTTTAGATGGACACCGACCGATGATTGGGGACCGAGTGACTGTACACTACACTGGAAAGCTGCTCACAGGGAAGAAGTTTGACTGCAGTCGAGATCGTAGAGAACCTTTTAGCTTCAATTTGGGAAAAG GACAAGTCCTAAAGGCGTGGGACATCAGTGTGCTGTCTATGAGGGAAGGAGAGCTGTGCACGTTACTGTGTAAACCAGAATACACTTATGGATCTGCTGGAAGTCCCAACAAAATTCCTCCCAACTCCCTCGTAGTGTTTGAG atgGAGCTGCTCAAGTTCGAAGGAGAGACGCTCACAGATGATGGCGGCATCGTTAGAAGAATAAAGGTCAAAGGGGAGGGATACACAAATCCCAATGACGGAGCAACTGTAGAAG TGCACCTGGAGGGGAGCTGTGATGGTCGACTGTTTGACTGCAGGGACGTCACCTTTGTTGTCGGTGAGGCTGAAGATAAAGGCATCCCTCTGGGAGTCGACCGAGCCATGGACAAGATGCAGAGAGGAGAGTGCTGTGTGCTTTACTTAAAACCAAA GTATGGATTTGGAAGCGAAGGTAAATCAGAGTACAAAGTTGGACCAGACAAAGATATTGTTTACGAAGTTTCCCTCAAAGACTTTCAAAGG GCTAAAGAATCCTGGGAAATGGATTTGATTGAAAAGCTGGATTTGTCTTCTGGAGTAAAGCATAAAGGGAATCAGTATTTTAAG GCTGGGAGGTACTTCCAGGCAGTCATCCAGTACCAGCGCATTGTTACCTGGCTGGAGATGGAGTGTGGTACTGGGATGGATCAGCAGAAGAAGATAAAAGAGGTTATTGTGACGGCCCACCTTAATTTAGCATTGTGTTTCCTGCGGATAAAGGAGTTCTCAGTAGTAGTGGAGAACTGCAACAAG GTGATTGAGATTGAAGAGCACAACGAGAAAGCTCTGTATCGTCGTGGGGAGGCACGTCTCCACCGCAATGAGTTCACCCACGCTTTGGCAGACTTTCAGCTGGTGCTTCAAGTCAACCCCTCGAATCGAGCAGCTCGTGCTCAAATTTCCATCTGTCAGAGCAAGATCAAGGAACATCACGAACAGGACAAGAAGACCTACGCTAACATGTTCCAGAAATTTGCTGAGCGGGACGCCAAG ACCGGGAAACCGAAGAGGAGGCGGGATGAGAGCACGAGGAGCAGCATGAACGGAGAAGTGGGAATCAAACGACGGCGGAGTAGTCAGGACTGCCCGTCGTAG